A DNA window from Ranitomeya imitator isolate aRanImi1 chromosome 2, aRanImi1.pri, whole genome shotgun sequence contains the following coding sequences:
- the LOC138662743 gene encoding uncharacterized protein, translating to MEGFPAVFYSEPAVLGLLANAVSAFLVCMQNFSLFNTSISAGGAENILAGVHLILIGGISQLIAGFLSFRKYDHLSGTAFLAFSALWSSYGATRIVVGSELGLLRSNSSSVDTIPHIPVNEGAVAGLVAYILIAFILAFCSATVNYIMPFVFGALTLTLIFEAVGLFGRWALVVSGVLELIIVLCGLYGAGVLLLKGLTQRYVLPGFGNSLFNVLLLGSANRNSSKTAEEEKKKNTKYAEPMALGYLCDTISPFIMAFYCFGYIKSFYVGCIWISINVLSQICSSYYSYLRDDVYHATKFAFHGIFWLVKSWEEFTITVVLSPENISKSRESMVGDWFFVTVSCVFCFLSLNKDLLEVIHNMAFAVVTVSTIQQIPSAAGYIFFGVTCSIFTAISLYTTFASLVNSIAEKVLIPIGNVVIAKAKFQNVLVWSRKCFRRQGEELDIKENLSSRPSDPLFYICNGLAALAAIQSSLDYTVQAHMSIPWVLIPGAIIQLYVSRIDIQAGRRFGSVLPFCFSAIWATWVWLRFTGSLLGITADNDGGFTAGAIAFMVIDLFLIMFATHANAVLLLVTVMMEVVIVSFLLFTLEKLPLQFEITVLSIFSIICLYGFVASMINCLFNKELIPLGPPLFKKQMPENKEAVPSSCVLPQSHRTSGLRSIAKLLESGGVCGIPTDTVYALAASCKHPDAISRIYTIKERPSEKPICICISSLQQLRVINPPFSPLLWRFMDLVYPGGISCIVKKGEWLKRLGVGAAYEYVGTAESIMIRVPDHSVTAHLTDMTGPLAITSANPSGESDSTHHDHVINRLSHKLDAVLCDGYSNEIVGSTVVICTKIDEGSITILREGCVPATKIMALFERAKNMEQEVL from the exons ATGGAAGGCTTTCCGGCGGTGTTTTACAGTGAGCCAGCTGTGCTAGGCCTCCTGGCTAATGCCGTCAGCGCATTCCTTGTTTGTATGCAGAACTTCTCCCTTTTTAATACGTCTATTAGTGCTGGAGGAGCAGAAAACATTCTTGCAG GTGTTCATCTGATTCTCATTGGAGGCATTAGTCAACTCATTGCTGGATTCCTTTCTTTTCGGAAATATGACCATCTTAGTGGCACTGCCTTCCTTGCCTTCTCGGCATTGTGGAGCAGTTATGGTGCCACACGAATCGTTGTGGGCTCAGAGTTAGGTCTTCTCAGAAGTAACAGTTCCTCTGTAGATACCATCCCTCACATTCCAGTCAATGAAGGGGCCGTGGCTGGACTGGTGGCTTACATTTTAATTGCCTTCATCCTAGCATTTTGCTCTGCGACAGTCAACTACATAATGCCTTTTGTGTTTGGGGCTTTAACCCTAACATTAATATTTGAGGCAGTGGGGCTATTTGGCCGCTGGGCCTTAGTGGTTTCTGGGGTTTTGGAGTTAATAATAGTATTGTGTGGACTTTATGGAGCAGGAGTTTTACTTCTGAAAGGCCTTACCCAGAGATATGTACTTCCAGGATTTGGGAATTCTCTTTTCAATGTTCTACTTCTTGGTTCTGCCAATCGCAACTCTTCTAAAACTgctgaagaagaaaagaaaaaaaatacaaagtatgcTGAGCCCATGGCACTAGGTTACCTGTGTGACACCATCTCACCCTTCATCATGGCATTCTACTGCTTTGGGTACATCAAAAGCTTCTATGTAGGTTGCATCTGGATCAGCATCAATGTGCTTTCCCAAATATGTTCCAGTTATTACAGTTATCTACGAGACGATGTTTACCACGCTACGAAATTTGCTTTTCATGGAATTTTCTGGTTGGTTAAGTCTTGGGAAGAGTTCACCATTACAGTAGTCCTCTCACCAGAGAATATCTCCAAGAGCAGAGAGTCAATGGTTGGCGACTGGTTCTTTGTGACCGTTTCATGTGTCTTTTGCTTTTTGTCGTTAAATAAGGACTTACTAGAAGTTATACATAATATGGCATTTGCTGTCGTGACTGTATCTACAATCCAGCAGATTCCAAGCGCGGCTGGATACATATTTTTTGGAGTGACTTGCAGCATATTTACCGCGATTTCTCTCTACACAACATTTGCCAGTCTTGTGAACTCTATTGCCGAAAAAGTGTTAATACCCATTGGAAATGTAGTCATAGCCAAGGCAAAGTTTCAAAATGTTCTTGTTTGGAGCAGAAAATGTTTCAGGAGGCAAGGAGAAGAACTGGACATCAAGGAGAACCTCAGCTCGCGTCCTTCAGACCCATTGTTCTATATCTGCAATGGATTGGCTGCTCTGGCTGCTATTCAGAGCTCATTAGACTATACAGTTCAGGCCCATATGTCTATTCCTTGGGTCCTCATACCTGGTGCTATTATCCAGCTATATGTCAGTAGAATTGATATTCAAGCGGGCCGAAGATTTGGCTCAGTTCTGCCATTTTGCTTTTCTGCCATCTGGGCTACCTGGGTGTGGCTGCGATTTACAG GTTCTTTGCTGGGAATCACTGCAGATAATGATGGAGGTTTCACGGCTGGTGCAATTGCTTTTATGGTAATCGACCTATTTCTTATAATGTTTG CTACTCATGCTAACGCCGTTCTTCTACTTGTTACCGTCATGATGGAGGTTGTGATTGTCAGCTTCCTCCTCTTCACTTTGGAAAAGCTTCCTCTGCAGTTCGAAA TAACCGTGCTATCCATCTTTAGCATCATTTGCCTCTATGGCTTTGTGGCTTCTATGATAAATTGCTTGTTCAACAAAGAACTGATTCCACTGGGACCTCCATTGTTCAAG AAGCAAATGCCAGAGAACAAGGAAGCTGTTCCTAGTTCATGTGTCCTGCCTCAGTCTCATCGTACAAGTGGCCTGAGAAGTATAGCAAAATTATTGGAAAGTGGAGGTGTATGTGGCATCCCGACCGATACCGTCTATGCTTTGGCTGCTTCATGCAAACATCCAGATGCCATCAGCAGGATCTATACTATAAAG GAACGACCTTCAGAAAAGCCCATCTGTATATGTATTTCTAGCCTGCAGCAGTTGAGGGTAATAAATCCTCCATTCAGTCCACTATTGTGGAGATTCATGGATTTAGTCTATCCTGGAGGGATAAGCTGCATTGTAAAGAAAGGTGAATGGCTAAAACGACTTG GAGTGGGCGCCGCTTATGAATACGTTGGGACCGCTGAGTCCATAATGATCCGAGTCCCAGACCACTCCGTTACAGCCCATCTGACTGACATGACAGGACCATTAGCGATTACATCTGCCAACCCCAGTGGAGAAAGTGACAGCACTCACCACGATCATGTCATAAA